In Yarrowia lipolytica chromosome 1F, complete sequence, a genomic segment contains:
- a CDS encoding uncharacterized protein (Compare to YALI0F07447g, weakly similar to wi|NCU00319.1 Neurospora crassa and uniprot|P53833 Saccharomyces cerevisiae YNL282w RNases MRP/P 22.6 kDa subunit (RNA processing protein POP3), similar to Saccharomyces cerevisiae POP3 (YNL282W); ancestral locus Anc_3.79), which translates to MSVLGEEKRKAVLKQVLEDPYLKVAWPEVSEDKRESIFSLLQSALAPVKPYRESQRQAKDTGVKLPPTPGAVEQSSLGFNPVTKALQSQAKQNLLSEPVKEPITMVFICKDDIQPEILVKHFPSLCASASNTQTAVKLVSLPAGSMEKLSEVTGLRDLGCVALKAHKDFDTLSKVIMASVLDVELPWKSESPFTPLEVKSLTTFAPIKKSKNQLTAEKKGKENNQKEQQQKQQKQGKQGNAKPKGKVTKP; encoded by the coding sequence ATGTCAGTACTGGGGGAGGAAAAACGCAAAGCGGTGCTCAAACAGGTTCTGGAGGACCCTTATCTTAAGGTTGCATGGCCCGAGGTCTCCGAGGACAAAAGGGAATCCATATTCAGTCTCTTACAATCGGCGCTGGCACCCGTCAAACCATACCGAGAGTCTCAACGACAGGCTAAAGACACAGGCGTTAAGCTGCCACCTACCCCAGGCGCTGTGGAGCAGTCGTCGCTGGGCTTCAATCCCGTCACAAAGGCACTGCAAAGCCAGGCCAAACAGAATCTGCTCAGTGAGCCTGTGAAGGAACCGATCACCATGGTGTTCATTTGCAAGGACGACATCCAACCCGAGATTCTCGTCAAACACTTTCCTTCGCTTTGTGCAAGTGCAAGCAACACACAGACTGCTGTAAAGCTCGTTTCTCTGCCAGCAGGCTCCATGGAGAAGTTGTCTGAAGTTACTGGACTTCGTGATCTAGGCTGTGTGGCACTCAAGGCCCATAAGGACTTTGATACTTTGTCCAAGGTGATAATGGCTTCTGTGCTTGACGTGGAATTGCCGTGGAAGTCCGAGAGTCCATTCACCCCTCTGGAAGTCAAGAGTCTGACTACATTTGCACCCATTAAGAAAAGCAAGAACCAGCTGACCGCTGAAAAGAAGGGAAAAGAGAACAACCAAAAGGAACaacagcagaagcagcagaaacaaGGGAAACAGGGCAATGCGAAGCCCAAAGGAAAAGTCACCAAGCCTTAG
- a CDS encoding uncharacterized protein (Truncated form of YALI0F07469g, highly similar to uniprot|P21242 Saccharomyces cerevisiae YOR362c PRE10 20S proteasome subunit C1 (alpha7), similar to Saccharomyces cerevisiae PRE10 (YOR362C); ancestral locus Anc_7.20) encodes MVSRGRSEAYNWRSTYKQAIPVDSFADRLGSYTQAYTLYNSVRPFGIATILGGVDEDGPHLFMIEPSGSFWGYHGAAAGKGRQTAKNELEKLDLPNISARDAVNEAARIIYLAHEDTKDKEFELEISWVSASETGGKHQHISAEHLAEAKKFAEQATSDEDDMEE; translated from the coding sequence ATGGTCAGCAGAGGCCGATCGGAAGCCTACAATTGGCGATCCACCTACAAGCAGGCCATCCCCGTGGACTCCTTTGCCGACCGACTCGGCTCCTACACCCAGGCCTACACGCTGTACAACTCGGTGCGTCCATTTGGCATCGCCACCATtcttggaggagtggaCGAGGACGGACCCCATCTGTTCATGATCGAGCCCAGTGGGTCTTTCTGGGGCTACCACGGAGCCGCCGCTGGAAAGGGCCGACAGACCGCCAAgaacgagctggagaagctggatCTCCCCAACATCAGCGCCCGAGACGCCGTCAATGAGGCTGCCCGAATCATATACCTGGCCCACGAGGacaccaaggacaaggagtttgagctGGAGATCTCTTGGGTGTCGGCTTCTGAGACCGGAGGCAAGCACCAGCATATTAGCGCCGAGCATCTTGCTGAAGCAAAGAAGTTTGCCGAGCAAGCAACGTCTGATGAGGATGATATGGAGGAGTAA
- a CDS encoding uncharacterized protein (Truncated form of YALI0F07491g, similar to uniprot|P39722 Saccharomyces cerevisiae YAL048c vacuolar aspartic proteasse, similar to Saccharomyces cerevisiae GEM1 (YAL048C); ancestral locus Anc_7.19), protein MIPILREFKEIESCIRVSAKLNHNINQAFYLCQKAVMHPIAPLFDAKEGKLKPNAVAALQRVFFLSDRDQDGYLSDQEMLELQVKCFGRSFDATDLIQIRAQLAKINPALATERGVSEEGFITLNRLYADKGRHETTWGILRTFHYTDYLSLSDQFLYPKLDVPENSSVELSPEGYRFLVDLFLLFDKDNDGGLNDSELKTLFKPTPGIPQKWLDFNFPYTTVHDEQGSITLQGWLALWSMTTFLDYKTTMAYLAYLGFEGDNSKKRFSGSSVTVAMTTAAAAAARLTAFKVTKPKKRRSRPRPYYRATPNDRSVFNCFVLGSHMSGKTSLLEAFLNRPLMTDIYKPTIRPVSVVNSVEMTGGKQCYMVMEELGQQEAAVLSNAARLEECDVICYTYDSSDPNSFSYIDGLRRKYPVLDTLPCVFVALKADNDRQQQRFDLQPDEYTKQIRIAAPLHVSSKWPSSVTELFIQLAEAAQQPGRGLPNQDPEEETNTIMPFALAGGATVLLAAAVAWIFKNVRVAGRE, encoded by the coding sequence ATGATTCCGATCCTGCGTGAATTCAAGGAGATAGAAAGTTGCATCCGAGTGTCGGCTAAGCTCAACCACAACATCAACCAGGCCTTTTACCTGTGTCAAAAGGCTGTTATGCACCCCATCGCTCCGTTGTTTGATGCGAAAGAAGGCAAGCTGAAACCCAACGCAGTTGCTGCGCTTCAGAGAGTGTTCTTCCTTAGCGATAGAGACCAGGACGGTTACCTGTCCGACCAGGAAAtgctggagctgcaggTCAAGTGTTTTGGACGAAGTTTTGATGCTACTGATCTCATTCAGATCAGAGCTcagctggccaagatcaACCCTGCTCTAGCTACAGAAAGAGGCGTATCAGAGGAAGGATTCATTACTCTCAACCGTCTTTACGCAGATAAGGGCCGTCACGAGACCACATGGGGAATTTTGAGAACGTTCCATTACACCGACTACCTGTCTCTATCTGATCAGTTTCTGTACCCCAAGCTCGACGTGCCTGAAAATTCGTCGGTAGAGCTATCTCCAGAGGGATACCGGTTCCTGGTGGATCTCTTTTTGCTGTTTGACAAGGATAATGACGGTGGTTTGAACGACTCAGAGCTTAAGACACTATTCAAGCCAACCCCTGGAATCCCACAAAAGTGGCTGGATTTCAACTTCCCCTACACCACCGTCCACGATGAACAGGGCTCCATCACCCTGCAGGGTTGGCTAGCACTGTGGAGCATGACCACCTTTCTAGACTACAAAACTACCATGGCATACCTTGCTTATCTTGGATTTGAGGGTGACAACAGCAAGAAGCGATTCAGTGGCTCATCTGTGACCGTTGCCATGACTACtgccgccgctgctgctgctcgttTGACTGCTTTCAAGGTCACAAAGCCGAAAAAGCGACGATCTCGACCTCGACCATATTACAGAGCCACTCCCAATGATAGATCTGTGTTCAACTGTTTTGTGTTGGGCTCTCATATGTCTGGTAAGACATCTCTGCTGGAAGCTTTCCTCAATCGACCTTTGATGACAGATATCTATAAACCCACTATACGCCCTGTGTCTGTAGTCAACTCGGTGGAAATGACAGGAGGCAAGCAGTGCTACATGGTGATGGAAGAGCTGGGACAGCAGGAGGCGGCAGTCTTGTCCAACGCCGCTCGGCTGGAAGAATGCGATGTGATATGTTACACCTATGACTCCTCAGATCCAAACTCCTTCTCATATATTGATGGTCTGCGAAGAAAGTATCCCGTGCTAGACACTCTTCCGTGTGTCTTtgtggctctcaaggccgaTAACGATagacagcagcagcggttTGACCTGCAGCCTGACGAGTATACCAAACAGATTCGAATTGCGGCTCCTTTGCATGTCTCTTCCAAGTGGCCCTCGTCGGTCACTGAGCTATTCATCCAGCTAGCAGAGGCTGCCCAACAGCCTGGACGAGGCCTTCCTAATCAGGATCCGGAAGAGGAAACTAACACTATTATGCCATTTGCTCTAGCTGGgggagctacagtactgcTGGCAGCTGCCGTAGCATGGATCTTCAAAAACGTTCGAGTTGCTGGCAGAGAATAG
- a CDS encoding uncharacterized protein (Compare to YALI0F07513g, some similarities with uniprot|Q26079 Placopecten magellanicus Myosin heavy chain and other Myosin heavy chains) — MPTGDTVSSEPTQSANLSDGSVIAQPNAADDSPNADHSNLTTDPGSSSPGGFEMSFQDDEYLTMFNNLKLDVKSGKRDITQSVSAQDSSLNASSNVTEDYSGAGFETLDFEDMPAEFEAIPGASPASHSSLESSGEPSKVTDLGSTDTKQTPDTSTASTKAKQMVETATAATTTTADDKENREIPVSEQSSVSQLPNAFIPERTSSLSPLARKKTPNVAPTSSSGSPLASKGMSSFQTISPPREMSFNSVIRHSSMHTDSVIHHGVATLEDVDLGCDTDLESPPSPEHFHMKSLDDNMFSVPATLDDKTVLGVKQERAHVDKLVNDKFNLQVENMMLRNNLNRGEGGSQAGGVDALKRAIRENNEMKEKIEQMEKELSRKRDGGIDSEEIRELKERVVNYEEQIEYLEGKQQQQQQQDWEDMRSSSSAFGRSSRLSGSRAPSRGGVPPNNHFMSNRSISRQSFVSDGGSGGPGGATHRQYSHTPPLVHSNRHSQHIDTDEAHVMDQMHKLQNLIDPDGHADSETDEDSIYSRFSSFLTIITQYIVAQQEKFRLTEQEFQNLEQDYEDIQLRVAQESAEEIEALRIEIENLRNDFSSQEQENDNLRHELSQHREEARHYEREILALYPDIQTLENNNKRLKKDVEKKTRSLVEMEERLQGMDAELQRATELNEEIGAFAGSLEEQLEELKTGGVDEKEVERVKGELEKVRHELEVATEQAGVAKKDADTARMELAGVKRERQDLQRESDTLREDLETRNVELGTRNVELETKKVEVSSLTATVESLKAEVSSLQASMNQIATVMVDHDIDVEAMTIPQLVLELLNERQALHVRISEQESISRSSASELEQKLTETTLQLQLREQFTDDLEAQLDDALSRIEHMGNHEARVMELTRQLTQFEEQFSNDRKHSEMEKAKLEAQIKRVQADSDLRSAAHQKQLSSWQKKLFNVECNRGDFSKSIIEKLANILGPVWKDAHDDDLSKLMKANSTPSAEVVTKLSNDALHDLGRLVSKGNSEITKQLHQLRIEVDSLKYKNNKHEEQYRSLSNLYKKAGLERDDYKKRLAQSEEDKKQLGDQLERTSPRRKLGSGISSASISSLGSDEEDLGRVQVTAREIDSHQSHASPMGKPFSSVLWGIRNEDIQQRLKLEKEMRASDKAAADKKIKELEDELNEVYRREAQRERNY, encoded by the coding sequence ATGCCGACCGGAGATACCGTGTCGTCCGAGCCGACGCAGTCCGCCAACCTGTCCGACGGCTCGGTCATTGCACAGCCTAACGCGGCCGACGACTCCCCAAATGCAGACCATTCCAACCTCACCACAGACCCTGGTTCCTCGTCTCCTGGCGGGTTTGAAATGTCGTTTCAGGATGACGAGTACCTAACCATGTTCAACAACCTCAAACTGGATGTCAAGAGCGGCAAGCGCGACATTACACAGAGCGTCAGCGCCCAGGATAGTTCTCTCAATGCATCTTCCAACGTCACCGAGGATTACTCTGGAGCCGGTTTCGAAACTCTGGACTTCGAAGACATGCCTGCAGAGTTCGAAGCGATTCCGGGCGCGTCTCCGGCCTCACACTCGTCTCTGGAGTCGTCCGGAGAACCCAGCAAGGTCACAGATCTCGGAagcacagacacaaaacaAACCCCTGACACATCAACAGCCAGCACCAAAGCCAAGCAAATGGTGGAGACGgcaacagcagcgacaACTACAACAGCAGATGACAAGGAGAATCGTGAAATACCCGTTTCTGAACAAAGTTCTGTTTCTCAGCTACCTAATGCTTTCATTCCCGAGCGAACGTCGTCATTATCTCCTCTGGCTAGGAAGAAGACCCCCAATGTCGCCCCcacatcttcttctggctccCCTCTTGCATCGAAAGGCATGTCGTCTTTCCAGACAATTTCTCCTCCGCGTGAAATGTCGTTCAACAGCGTCATTAGACACTCCAGCATGCACACCGACAGCGTCATCCACCACGGAGTTGCAACCCTGGAGGACGTAGATCTCGGATGCGACACCGACCTCGAGTCCCCTCCCTCTCCGGAACATTTTCACATGAAGTCTCTAGACGACAACATGTTCAGCGTCCCTGCCACTCTCGACGACAAGACTGTTCTGGGCGTTAAGCAGGAACGGGCCCATGTCGACAAGCTGGTCAACGACAAGTTCAACCTCCAGGTCGAGAATATGATGCTGCGAAACAATTTGAACCGAGGCGAGGGAGGATCTCAGGCCGGAGGCGTGGATGCTCTGAAACGAGCTATCCGCGAGAATAACgagatgaaggagaagattgagcagatggagaaggagctgtcGCGCAAGCGAGACGGCGGTATCGATTCGGAGGAGATCAGGGAGCTCAAGGAACGCGTCGTTAACTATGAAGAGCAAATTGAGTATCTCGAGGGCaagcagcaacaacagcagcagcaagacTGGGAGGACATGCGCTCCAGTAGCAGTGCATTTGGTCGTTCGAGCCGGCTGAGTGGTTCACGTGCACCCTCGCGAGGAGGTGTGCCCCCCAACAATCATTTCATGTCCAACAGAAGCATATCTCGCCAGTCCTTTGTTTCTGACGGTGGCAGTGGAGGTCCTGGCGGTGCTACACATCGGCAGTACAGCCACACGCCTCCTCTGGTCCACAGCAATCGCCACTCTCAGCATATTGACACGGATGAGGCTCATGTTATGGACCAGATGCACAAGCTGCAGAATCTGATCGATCCTGATGGACATGCTGATTCTGAGACCGATGAGGACTCTATCTACTCGCggttctcctccttcctgACCATCATCACGCAGTACATTGTTGCTCAACAGGAAAAGTTCCGGCTTACGGAGCAGGAGTTTCAGAATCTCGAGCAGGACTACGAGGATATCCAACTGCGAGTCGCCCAGGAGTCTgctgaggagattgaggcgCTGAGAATTGAGATAGAGAATCTGCGTAACGATTTCTCTAgtcaagaacaagagaACGACAACTTACGTCACGAGCTGAGCCAGCACCGCGAGGAGGCGCGGCATTATGAACGGGAAATTCTGGCGCTGTACCCTGACATTCAGACGCtggaaaacaacaacaagcggctgaagaaggacgtggagaagaagacccgGTCactggtggagatggaggagcgGCTACAGGGTATGGACGCCGAGCTGCAGCGTGCGACGGAGCTCAACGAGGAAATTGGTGCGTTTGCGGGCAGCCTAGAGGAGCAGCTTGAGGAGCTTAAGACAGGAGGAGTAGATGAGAAGGAGGTAGAGAGAGTCAAGGGCGAGCTGGAGAAAGTACGGCATGAGCTGGAAGTTGCCACTGAGCAGGCAGGtgtggccaagaaggatgcCGACACTGCTCGGATGGAGCTTGCCGGAGTCAAGCGAGAGCGACAGGACCTTCAGAGAGAGTCTGATACTCTTAGGGAAGATCTGGAGACTCGAAACGTGGAGTTGGGTACTCGCAATGTCGAATTGGAAACTAAGAAAGTGGAGGTCTCTTCCCTGACTGCTACGGTTGAGTCTCTGAAGGCAGAggtctcttctctccaggCTAGCATGAACCAGATTGCTACAGTCATGGTCGACCACGACATTGATGTGGAGGCTATGACTATCCCACAgcttgtacttgagctGCTGAATGAGCGGCAAGCACTGCATGTTCGGATCAGCGAGCAGGAGTCCATTTCGCGTTCTTCTGCCTCTGAGCTTGAGCAGAAGCTCACAGAGACAACCCTCCAACTCCAGCTGCGTGAACAGTTCACCGACGATCTCGAGGCACAACTGGACGATGCTCTTAGTCGAATTGAGCATATGGGCAACCACGAGGCCCGAGTGATGGAGCTAACTAGGCAGCTCACCCAGTTTGAGGAACAGTTCTCCAACGACAGAAAGCACAgcgagatggagaaggccaagctggaggctCAGATCAAGCGTGTGCAAGCTGACTCGGATCTGCGGTCTGCAGCCcaccagaagcagctgtcGTCatggcagaagaagctgttcAACGTAGAGTGCAACCGAGGGGACTTCTCGAAATCCATCATCGAGAAGCTGGCTAACATCCTTGGCCCTGTGTGGAAGGATGCCCATGACGACGACCTGTCCAAGCTGATGAAGGCCAATAGCACACCGTCGGCTGAGGTGGTAACCAAGCTGTCAAACGATGCTCTGCATGACCTTGGCCGATTGGTGAGTAAGGGCAACTCGGAGATCACAAAGCAGCTGCATCAGCTGCGAATTGAAGTCGACTctctcaagtacaagaacaacaaGCACGAGGAGCAATACCGGTCGCTCAGCaacttgtacaagaagGCTGGCCTGGAGAGAGACGACTACAAGAAGCGGTTGGCGCAAagcgaggaggacaagaagcagctggGCGATCAGCTAGAGCGGACTTCTCCACGACGAAAACTCGGCAGTGGAATCAGTTCGGCTAGCATCTCGTCGCTGGGTtcggacgaggaggatctcGGACGGGTACAGGTGACTGCGCGGGAGATTGACTCTCACCAATCTCATGCTTCGCCGATGGGCAAGCCGTTCTCGTCTGTCCTGTGGGGTATTCGAAACGAAGACATTCAGCAGCGTctcaagctggagaaggagatgagagCGTCCGACAAGGCTGCCGCCGAtaagaagatcaaggagctggaggatgaGCTCAATGAGGTCTACCGGCGAGAAGCTCAAAGGGAGAGAAACTACTAG